A window from Branchiostoma lanceolatum isolate klBraLanc5 chromosome 9, klBraLanc5.hap2, whole genome shotgun sequence encodes these proteins:
- the LOC136442243 gene encoding sec1 family domain-containing protein 2-like isoform X2, translated as MPGKPLQGWFTSVWDRVCAKVNKAVVFLDGPSAEVLHWSGGAARLFKAGAVNVKEFSSFESAKEDQPKAVFVLTSVLKGQAMTIIRDIITASQFQYCVVVCTVNHYTHQTVHGAQESDSREVFDQFEEKMCEWMGNMNYTAEVLYEPVSFAPICPSLFTTPAYSSMFPLTPSDMDSIRQMRIARGEAVGEDSMKIDFSHLSTDLQIWIKMLASNISSLFEGLNIREDCYAVGPFSRVIASELASLNSAKNRRKTAANKASILFVDRSLDMVGPCGHQTDSLADKVITLLPRLQGHTVDVAINMTSLLSKGAQLYPQLICPGTLSHADSGSQALLNSFVTLKQKECLMDVNRHLVDVATQEKLLVSLPTKPGRLGAQQLEGHLKLFREPDSTRAFVQHAGVLQLAMAAVQTLNHPHYPHTEELLSLEKTLMQNAGDQDCPTALHQLTQLLQEREESKGKDDRSRRQRCSVEDVLALLVFVYSLLGEEHVGTAEEEGRLRETMIHAILSQTHLSPELQSLVGENTTEDRIRSVINDVFVKLKGLGRARTGLQQFGSVFTPGSVTQVASYRPLVRQLMEQIFHPDKPDIPDIEHLSSGLTDLLKSGFRMFMSVSKPRPSDHALLLVYVVGGVTCQEVRLIREAVAAAKTETEVVVGSTRLLKPSDVVHQVLCQNNLFPDLGL; from the exons TCTGCCAAAGAGGACCAGCCCAAGGCAGTGTTTGTCCTGACCTCGGTGCTGAAAGGCCAAGCCATGACTATCATCAGAGACATCATCACAGCTAGCCAGTTCCAGTACTGTGTGGTGGTGTGTACCGTTAACCACTACACACACCAGACTGTACATGGGGCGCAGGAGAGCGACAGCAGGGAGGTGTTTGACCAGTTTGAGGAGAAGATGTGTGAGTGGATGGGGAACATG AACTACACAGCAGAGGTGTTGTACGAGCCTGTGAGTTTTGCCCCCATCTGTCCCAGCCTGTTCACCACACCAGCCTACTCCTCCATGTTCCCCCTCACACCATCAGACATGGACAGTATCAGGCAGATGAGAATAGCAAGG GGTGAGGCTGTTGGTGAGGACTCTATGAAGATTGATTTCAGCCATCTGTCTACAGATCTGCAGATATGGATCAAG ATGCTTGCCTCCAACATCAGCAGCCTGTTTGAAGGGTTGAATATAAGAGAAGACTGTTACGCTGTTGGTCCCTTCAGCAGGGTCATCGCTTCTGAGCTGGCAAGTCTCAACTCGGCCAAGAACAGGAGAAAA ACAGCAGCCAACAAAGCCTCCATCCTGTTTGTGGACAGAAGTCTGGACATGGTGGGTCCGTGTGGTCACCAGACGGACTCCCTCGCCGACAAGGTCATCACACTGTTGCCACGGTTACAGGGTCACACTGTGGACGTAGCCATCAACATGACCAGCCTGCTGTCTAAGGGAGC TCAGCTGTATCCCCAGTTGATCTGCCCAGGCACCCTTAGCCATGCAGACTCTGGTTCACAGGCCCTACTCAACTCATTTGTCACACTCAAACAAAAG GAGTGCCTGATGGATGTGAACAGGCACCTGGTGGATGTGGCCACCCAAGAGAAGCTACTAGTCAGCCTCCCCACCAAACCTGGCAGGCTGGGGGCCCAGCAGCTGGAGGGACATCTCAAACTCTTCAG GGAACCTGACAGCACCAGAGCATTTGTACAGCATGCTGGCGTACTTCAGCTGGCCATGGCAGCTGTGCAGACCCTGAACCACCCTCACTACCCTCACACTGAGGAGTTACTCAGTCTGGAGAAGACTCTGATGCAGAACGCTGGAGACCAGGACTGTCCTACAGCACTACATCAGCTTACTCAACTATTACAG GAGAGAGAAGAGTCTAAAGGCAAAGATGACCGGTCCAGAAGACAGAGGTGTAGTGTGGAGGATGTCCTGGCTCTGCTGGTGTTTGTGTACTCACTGTTGGGGGAGGAACATGTGGGGACAGCAGAGGAGGAGGGCAGGCTGAGG gAAACAATGATACATGCCATCCtgtcacaaacacacctgtcaccAGAGTTACAGTCATTAG TTGGTGAGAACACCACAGAAGACAGAATACGAAGTGTCATCAATGATGTGTTCGTGAAGTTGAAGGGACTTGGTAGGGCCAGGACTGGACTCCAACAGTTTGG GTCTGTGTttacccctggcagtgtgacccAGGTGGCGTCCTACCGACCCCTGGTGAGACAGCTGATGGAACAGATCTTCCACCCAGACAAACCCGACATTCCAGACATAGAACACCTGTCTTCAGGTCTAACCGACCTGCTCAAGAGCGGCTTCAG GATGTTCATGAGTGTGTCGAAGCCCCGCCCCAGTGACCACGCCCTGCTGCTGGTGTATGTAGTGGGCGGGGTGACGTGTCAGGAGGTCCGACTCATCAGGGAGGCAGTGGCAGCTGCGAAGACTGAGACGGAG GTTGTTGTAGGCAGTACCAGACTACTGAAGCCCTCAGATGTGGTTCACCAAGTCTTGTGTCAGAACAACCTGTTCCCAGACCTGGGGCTGTGA
- the LOC136442243 gene encoding sec1 family domain-containing protein 2-like isoform X1 encodes MPGKPLQGWFTSVWDRVCAKVNKAVVFLDGPSAEVLHWSGGAARLFKAGAVNVKEFSSFESAKEDQPKAVFVLTSVLKGQAMTIIRDIITASQFQYCVVVCTVNHYTHQTVHGAQESDSREVFDQFEEKMCEWMGNMNYTAEVLYEPVSFAPICPSLFTTPAYSSMFPLTPSDMDSIRQMRIARGEAVGEDSMKIDFSHLSTDLQIWIKMLASNISSLFEGLNIREDCYAVGPFSRVIASELASLNSAKNRRKTAANKASILFVDRSLDMVGPCGHQTDSLADKVITLLPRLQGHTVDVAINMTSLLSKGAQLYPQLICPGTLSHADSGSQALLNSFVTLKQKECLMDVNRHLVDVATQEKLLVSLPTKPGRLGAQQLEGHLKLFREPDSTRAFVQHAGVLQLAMAAVQTLNHPHYPHTEELLSLEKTLMQNAGDQDCPTALHQLTQLLQEREESKGKDDRSRRQRCSVEDVLALLVFVYSLLGEEHVGTAEEEGRLRDYLVNPSDEEELKETMIHAILSQTHLSPELQSLVGENTTEDRIRSVINDVFVKLKGLGRARTGLQQFGSVFTPGSVTQVASYRPLVRQLMEQIFHPDKPDIPDIEHLSSGLTDLLKSGFRMFMSVSKPRPSDHALLLVYVVGGVTCQEVRLIREAVAAAKTETEVVVGSTRLLKPSDVVHQVLCQNNLFPDLGL; translated from the exons TCTGCCAAAGAGGACCAGCCCAAGGCAGTGTTTGTCCTGACCTCGGTGCTGAAAGGCCAAGCCATGACTATCATCAGAGACATCATCACAGCTAGCCAGTTCCAGTACTGTGTGGTGGTGTGTACCGTTAACCACTACACACACCAGACTGTACATGGGGCGCAGGAGAGCGACAGCAGGGAGGTGTTTGACCAGTTTGAGGAGAAGATGTGTGAGTGGATGGGGAACATG AACTACACAGCAGAGGTGTTGTACGAGCCTGTGAGTTTTGCCCCCATCTGTCCCAGCCTGTTCACCACACCAGCCTACTCCTCCATGTTCCCCCTCACACCATCAGACATGGACAGTATCAGGCAGATGAGAATAGCAAGG GGTGAGGCTGTTGGTGAGGACTCTATGAAGATTGATTTCAGCCATCTGTCTACAGATCTGCAGATATGGATCAAG ATGCTTGCCTCCAACATCAGCAGCCTGTTTGAAGGGTTGAATATAAGAGAAGACTGTTACGCTGTTGGTCCCTTCAGCAGGGTCATCGCTTCTGAGCTGGCAAGTCTCAACTCGGCCAAGAACAGGAGAAAA ACAGCAGCCAACAAAGCCTCCATCCTGTTTGTGGACAGAAGTCTGGACATGGTGGGTCCGTGTGGTCACCAGACGGACTCCCTCGCCGACAAGGTCATCACACTGTTGCCACGGTTACAGGGTCACACTGTGGACGTAGCCATCAACATGACCAGCCTGCTGTCTAAGGGAGC TCAGCTGTATCCCCAGTTGATCTGCCCAGGCACCCTTAGCCATGCAGACTCTGGTTCACAGGCCCTACTCAACTCATTTGTCACACTCAAACAAAAG GAGTGCCTGATGGATGTGAACAGGCACCTGGTGGATGTGGCCACCCAAGAGAAGCTACTAGTCAGCCTCCCCACCAAACCTGGCAGGCTGGGGGCCCAGCAGCTGGAGGGACATCTCAAACTCTTCAG GGAACCTGACAGCACCAGAGCATTTGTACAGCATGCTGGCGTACTTCAGCTGGCCATGGCAGCTGTGCAGACCCTGAACCACCCTCACTACCCTCACACTGAGGAGTTACTCAGTCTGGAGAAGACTCTGATGCAGAACGCTGGAGACCAGGACTGTCCTACAGCACTACATCAGCTTACTCAACTATTACAG GAGAGAGAAGAGTCTAAAGGCAAAGATGACCGGTCCAGAAGACAGAGGTGTAGTGTGGAGGATGTCCTGGCTCTGCTGGTGTTTGTGTACTCACTGTTGGGGGAGGAACATGTGGGGACAGCAGAGGAGGAGGGCAGGCTGAGG GACTACCTGGTCAACCCTTCTGATGAGGAAGAGCTAAAG gAAACAATGATACATGCCATCCtgtcacaaacacacctgtcaccAGAGTTACAGTCATTAG TTGGTGAGAACACCACAGAAGACAGAATACGAAGTGTCATCAATGATGTGTTCGTGAAGTTGAAGGGACTTGGTAGGGCCAGGACTGGACTCCAACAGTTTGG GTCTGTGTttacccctggcagtgtgacccAGGTGGCGTCCTACCGACCCCTGGTGAGACAGCTGATGGAACAGATCTTCCACCCAGACAAACCCGACATTCCAGACATAGAACACCTGTCTTCAGGTCTAACCGACCTGCTCAAGAGCGGCTTCAG GATGTTCATGAGTGTGTCGAAGCCCCGCCCCAGTGACCACGCCCTGCTGCTGGTGTATGTAGTGGGCGGGGTGACGTGTCAGGAGGTCCGACTCATCAGGGAGGCAGTGGCAGCTGCGAAGACTGAGACGGAG GTTGTTGTAGGCAGTACCAGACTACTGAAGCCCTCAGATGTGGTTCACCAAGTCTTGTGTCAGAACAACCTGTTCCCAGACCTGGGGCTGTGA